The following coding sequences are from one Aeromicrobium duanguangcaii window:
- a CDS encoding APC family permease, with protein sequence MGETLLPKRVALPVFASDALSSVAYAPDEIFLTLSMGGLSAYAFNWQIGIAVVVVMLTVVASYRQNVHAYPSGGGDYEVATVNLGRNAGLTVASALMVDYVLTVAVSISSGVQNAAAALPFLKGHEAAAAVGLVVLLTAVNLRGAKESGRAFAIPTYLFMASIALMAIWGYTQYAMGTLPQVESAKYDIAAEDPFAGAISGVAMAYLLARAFSSGCAALTGVEAISNGVPAFRKPKSRNAATTLLLLGTISIVMLMSIIVLADLMDLRYVEDPAHQLLLDGRPVGEGYVQETVIGQLAAALFQGVPPLFYFVIACTGVILVLAANTAFNGFPVLASILARDGFLPRQLHTRGDRLAFSNGIVTLAAAAGVLIVAFDAEVTKLIQLYIVGVFVSFTLSQLGMIRHWTRLLAEETDAAARGRMHRSRGVNAFGLAMTATVLVIVLVTKFLAGAWIAILAMVAVFLVMRGISRHYDRVALELAVDENDVALPARVHGIVLVSKLHKPTMRAIAYARLGRPSSLEAVSVNLDPDDSAELARRWDELRVPIPLKVLDSPYREVVRPIVRYVKTKRTQNPRDIVTIYIPEYVVGRWWEQLLHNQTALRLKARLLFLPGVLVVSVPYQLASAKRVKKDHARPTPGDVRRGIGGRSGG encoded by the coding sequence GGATCGCGGTCGTGGTCGTGATGCTGACGGTCGTGGCGTCCTATCGCCAGAACGTGCACGCCTACCCCAGCGGCGGCGGCGACTACGAGGTCGCCACCGTGAACCTGGGCCGCAACGCCGGGCTCACGGTCGCGAGCGCGCTGATGGTCGACTACGTCCTGACGGTCGCGGTGTCGATCTCCTCGGGCGTGCAGAACGCCGCGGCGGCGCTGCCCTTCCTCAAGGGGCACGAGGCGGCGGCCGCGGTCGGGCTGGTCGTCCTGCTGACCGCGGTGAACCTGCGCGGAGCGAAGGAGTCCGGCCGGGCCTTCGCGATTCCCACGTACCTGTTCATGGCCTCGATCGCGTTGATGGCGATCTGGGGTTACACGCAGTACGCGATGGGCACGCTCCCGCAGGTCGAGAGCGCGAAGTACGACATCGCCGCCGAGGACCCGTTCGCCGGAGCGATCTCCGGCGTGGCGATGGCCTACCTGCTCGCCCGGGCCTTCTCCTCGGGCTGCGCGGCCCTGACCGGTGTCGAGGCGATCAGCAACGGCGTGCCGGCGTTCCGCAAGCCCAAGAGCCGCAACGCGGCGACGACGCTGCTGCTGCTCGGCACGATCTCGATCGTGATGCTGATGAGCATCATCGTGCTGGCCGACCTGATGGACCTGCGCTACGTCGAGGACCCGGCGCACCAGCTGCTGCTGGACGGCCGGCCCGTCGGCGAGGGCTACGTCCAGGAGACGGTCATCGGCCAGCTCGCCGCGGCGCTGTTCCAGGGCGTGCCCCCGCTGTTCTACTTCGTCATCGCGTGCACCGGCGTCATCCTCGTGCTGGCCGCGAACACCGCCTTCAACGGCTTTCCCGTCCTCGCGTCGATCCTCGCGCGCGACGGGTTCCTGCCGCGTCAGCTGCACACGCGCGGTGACCGGCTGGCGTTCAGCAACGGCATCGTGACCCTCGCGGCGGCGGCCGGGGTGCTGATCGTGGCGTTCGACGCGGAGGTCACGAAGCTGATCCAGCTGTACATCGTCGGCGTCTTCGTGTCGTTCACCCTGAGCCAGCTGGGGATGATCCGGCACTGGACCCGGCTGCTCGCCGAGGAGACCGACGCGGCGGCACGCGGCCGGATGCACCGGTCGCGCGGAGTGAACGCGTTCGGCCTCGCGATGACCGCCACGGTGCTCGTGATCGTCCTGGTCACGAAGTTCCTCGCCGGCGCGTGGATCGCGATCCTGGCGATGGTGGCGGTGTTCCTCGTCATGCGCGGGATCTCGCGTCACTACGACCGCGTGGCCCTCGAGCTCGCCGTCGACGAGAACGACGTCGCGCTGCCCGCCCGGGTGCACGGCATCGTGCTGGTCAGCAAGCTGCACAAGCCGACGATGCGGGCGATCGCCTACGCCCGGCTCGGCCGCCCCAGCTCGCTGGAGGCCGTCTCGGTCAACCTCGACCCGGACGACAGCGCCGAGCTCGCGCGCCGGTGGGACGAGTTGAGGGTGCCGATACCGTTGAAGGTGCTCGACTCGCCGTACCGCGAGGTCGTGCGGCCGATCGTCAGGTACGTCAAGACCAAGCGCACGCAGAATCCGCGCGACATCGTGACGATCTACATCCCGGAGTACGTCGTCGGCCGGTGGTGGGAGCAGCTCCTGCACAACCAGACGGCGCTGCGGCTCAAGGCCCGGCTGCTGTTCCTGCCGGGGGTGCTGGTCGTCAGCGTGCCGTACCAGCTGGCCTCGGCGAAGCGAGTGAAGAAGGACCATGCACGGCCGACCCCCGGTGACGTGCGTCGTGGAATCGGAGGGCGGAGCGGTGGCTGA
- a CDS encoding SCO7613 C-terminal domain-containing membrane protein has product MKYADPHACPACRGAISGGISCPHCAFDLTSREAQQLWGLFVQADGLVEHGRALQSRAPRPDPEPRPAVAAAATNATSAAPANPVAPGAYRPAVPTAAQHSWSTGSILLGLGAVCLVVAGIIFTTVAWGVLGILGRALILLVVTAIAGACAWWATRRRLFGTAESLWSVFLGLITVDVLAAVGQGLFGLEWGDFAVVSLVWTAGVVGTAVALVRWARAEFGHELVMPQIAAGLAPWVSAPALMDRLIDLGDQDTWFWSAVAALAVPLVVTVLGVRLRMPWATWGAGFLTLCLGVFAVVLAVIHAQSGSPVLTFGEALPTFTLIVAALVGGVLVLALRPWLVGAATVGLLFLVGVAASGWAWRADVPGSIAVVAVVVAVLAVAVVRPDAWSLGVRWGTLVTGSALLLWAGAVALMNLERIDVADRYLTPADVWARPVDISVREDWKVLAVVAALLVVWWAMGRWPAPRFVPDELRLPVALVAGGAGIVTAVASSSLPFLVHAIALVVVGAALAFGLRRAPAWFAVVPPVVVAMAAVVVPGDSSVTAWTWGLVAAGFGLCALAGFDDPVETRRGTSAVSLGLATAAVIATIGLVLNLSDTDPGWWSTIIAGCAAAALLLALALDELPWHRIAVEVVAAFALVVAVVSADGLATVALLFTIGAVAAAVVGLLDDDRTYLRWVAAGLVGGAWVTRLAASEVGTVEAYTAPFAVAVLAAGVWRLREDSGSRTWSVLVPGLTLALLPSLPQALADPTSVRAGLLALVAAGFLAAGVMLRWGAPVVAGSAVVLVLVLANVGPTALALQRWILIAIAGLVLLVVGTTWEKRVAEGRALVARLAALR; this is encoded by the coding sequence GTGAAGTACGCCGATCCCCACGCGTGTCCGGCCTGCCGGGGCGCGATCTCGGGGGGAATCTCCTGTCCGCACTGTGCCTTCGACCTGACCTCGCGCGAGGCCCAGCAGCTCTGGGGGCTGTTCGTCCAGGCGGACGGCCTGGTGGAGCACGGGCGTGCGCTCCAGTCGCGCGCGCCGCGCCCCGATCCTGAGCCGCGACCGGCGGTTGCGGCCGCCGCGACCAACGCGACCTCCGCGGCCCCCGCGAATCCCGTGGCCCCCGGCGCGTACCGGCCCGCCGTGCCGACCGCCGCGCAGCACTCGTGGTCGACCGGCTCGATCCTGCTCGGCCTCGGCGCGGTCTGCCTGGTCGTCGCCGGCATCATCTTCACGACCGTCGCGTGGGGCGTCCTCGGGATCCTCGGCCGCGCCCTGATCCTGCTCGTCGTGACGGCCATCGCGGGCGCCTGCGCCTGGTGGGCGACCCGACGTCGCCTGTTCGGGACGGCCGAGTCGCTCTGGTCGGTCTTCCTCGGACTGATCACCGTCGACGTCCTCGCCGCGGTCGGCCAGGGACTGTTCGGCCTGGAGTGGGGTGACTTCGCGGTGGTCTCGCTGGTGTGGACCGCCGGCGTCGTGGGCACCGCCGTGGCGCTCGTGCGGTGGGCCCGTGCGGAGTTCGGCCACGAGCTGGTCATGCCGCAGATCGCGGCCGGTCTGGCCCCGTGGGTCAGCGCCCCCGCGCTGATGGACCGGCTGATCGACCTGGGGGACCAGGACACGTGGTTCTGGAGCGCGGTGGCCGCGCTCGCCGTTCCGCTCGTCGTCACCGTGCTCGGTGTCCGCCTGCGGATGCCCTGGGCCACGTGGGGTGCCGGCTTCCTCACCCTGTGCCTCGGGGTCTTCGCAGTGGTGTTGGCGGTCATCCACGCCCAGTCCGGCAGCCCGGTGCTGACCTTCGGTGAGGCGTTGCCGACCTTCACGCTGATCGTCGCTGCGCTCGTCGGTGGCGTGCTCGTGCTCGCCCTGCGGCCGTGGCTCGTGGGCGCGGCGACCGTCGGACTGCTGTTCCTGGTCGGGGTCGCGGCGTCCGGTTGGGCCTGGCGTGCCGACGTGCCCGGCAGCATCGCGGTCGTCGCCGTGGTCGTGGCCGTTCTGGCCGTTGCCGTCGTGCGTCCCGACGCGTGGTCGCTCGGCGTGCGCTGGGGCACGCTCGTCACGGGGTCCGCGCTGCTGCTGTGGGCCGGTGCGGTCGCGCTGATGAACCTCGAGCGGATCGACGTCGCGGACCGCTATCTGACGCCCGCCGACGTCTGGGCGCGCCCCGTCGACATCTCCGTGCGCGAGGACTGGAAGGTCCTGGCGGTCGTCGCGGCCCTCCTGGTCGTCTGGTGGGCGATGGGCCGCTGGCCGGCGCCGCGGTTCGTCCCCGACGAGCTGCGGCTGCCCGTGGCGCTCGTCGCCGGGGGAGCGGGCATCGTCACGGCGGTCGCCTCGTCGTCGCTCCCGTTCCTGGTGCACGCGATCGCGCTCGTGGTCGTGGGCGCGGCTCTCGCCTTCGGTCTGCGGCGCGCCCCCGCCTGGTTCGCGGTCGTCCCGCCCGTCGTGGTCGCGATGGCCGCGGTGGTCGTCCCCGGTGACTCCTCGGTCACCGCGTGGACGTGGGGACTGGTCGCCGCAGGGTTCGGCCTGTGCGCCCTGGCCGGCTTCGACGACCCGGTCGAGACGAGACGAGGAACGTCCGCCGTCTCCCTCGGGCTCGCCACCGCCGCCGTGATCGCGACGATCGGCCTCGTCCTGAACCTCTCCGACACCGACCCCGGCTGGTGGAGCACGATCATCGCGGGCTGCGCGGCCGCGGCGCTGCTGCTGGCCCTCGCCCTGGACGAGCTGCCCTGGCACCGCATCGCCGTGGAGGTCGTCGCGGCGTTCGCGCTGGTCGTCGCCGTCGTCTCGGCGGACGGCCTCGCCACGGTCGCCCTGCTGTTCACGATCGGCGCCGTCGCCGCCGCCGTGGTCGGCCTGCTGGACGACGACCGCACGTACCTGCGATGGGTCGCGGCCGGTCTCGTGGGCGGGGCGTGGGTGACCCGGCTGGCCGCCAGCGAGGTCGGCACGGTCGAGGCGTACACGGCCCCGTTCGCGGTCGCGGTCCTCGCGGCCGGCGTGTGGCGTCTGCGTGAGGACTCCGGCAGCCGGACCTGGTCCGTGCTGGTCCCGGGCCTGACCCTGGCGCTGCTGCCGTCGCTGCCGCAGGCCCTCGCGGACCCGACGAGCGTGCGGGCCGGACTGCTCGCGCTCGTGGCGGCGGGCTTCCTCGCCGCCGGCGTCATGCTGCGGTGGGGCGCGCCCGTCGTGGCGGGCTCCGCGGTGGTCCTCGTGCTGGTCCTGGCCAACGTCGGGCCCACGGCACTGGCCCTGCAGCGATGGATCCTCATCGCGATCGCGGGACTGGTCCTGCTCGTCGTGGGCACGACCTGGGAGAAGCGCGTCGCCGAGGGTCGGGCGCTCGTCGCACGGCTGGCCGCGCTCCGGTGA
- a CDS encoding class I SAM-dependent RNA methyltransferase: MAETDPVVEVGPVAHGGHCVARLDGQVVFVRHALPGEVVQIHVTERSRKFLRADAIRVLEPSPDRVERPCPLSGPGLCGGCDFQHVSAEGQLTLLTDVVREQLQRLAGLKWSGRVEAVGPLLDWRTRVVWSVAENGMAGLRRHRSHDVLPIPSCPIAHPDLPDVTEQTWDEPRVEAIVSSTGQRLLATDATIGDRLEAEVDGVVASDGTVRAGTGTLVERVHGRDFRVSGSGFWQVHPDAATTLVDAVTAAADVRPGDRVLDLYAGAGLFSAFLAPACAPGELVSVEGNRRASADARENLADLSNASTVHAPVERALARGTLGARADVVVLDPPRTGAKDAVAAIAALEPRRIVYVACDPAALARDLATFAKLGYRLDSLRGFALFPMTHHVECVASLARD, translated from the coding sequence GTGGCTGAGACGGATCCCGTGGTCGAGGTCGGACCGGTGGCGCACGGCGGCCACTGCGTGGCGCGCCTCGACGGCCAGGTCGTGTTCGTGCGCCATGCGCTGCCCGGCGAGGTCGTCCAGATCCACGTGACCGAGCGCTCGCGCAAGTTCCTGCGCGCCGACGCCATCCGCGTGCTGGAGCCGTCGCCGGACCGGGTCGAGCGTCCTTGCCCGCTGTCCGGACCGGGGCTGTGCGGCGGCTGCGACTTCCAGCACGTCTCGGCCGAGGGCCAGCTGACGCTCCTCACCGATGTGGTGCGCGAGCAGCTGCAGCGGCTCGCCGGCCTGAAGTGGTCAGGGCGGGTCGAGGCTGTGGGCCCGCTGCTGGACTGGCGCACCCGCGTGGTGTGGTCGGTCGCCGAGAACGGCATGGCCGGGCTGCGCCGCCATCGCAGTCACGACGTGCTGCCGATCCCGTCGTGCCCGATCGCGCACCCCGACCTGCCCGACGTCACCGAGCAGACCTGGGACGAGCCGCGGGTCGAGGCCATCGTGTCGTCCACGGGCCAGCGCCTGCTGGCGACCGACGCGACCATCGGCGACCGGCTCGAGGCCGAGGTCGACGGTGTCGTCGCCTCGGACGGCACGGTCCGCGCCGGCACCGGGACCCTCGTCGAGCGCGTCCACGGCCGGGACTTCCGCGTCAGCGGCTCGGGCTTCTGGCAGGTCCACCCGGACGCGGCCACGACCCTGGTCGACGCCGTCACGGCCGCCGCGGACGTCCGCCCCGGCGATCGCGTCCTCGACCTGTACGCCGGGGCCGGACTGTTCTCGGCGTTCCTGGCGCCCGCGTGCGCTCCCGGCGAGCTGGTCAGCGTCGAGGGGAACCGGCGCGCGTCGGCCGATGCCCGCGAGAACCTCGCCGACCTGTCGAACGCCTCGACGGTGCACGCGCCGGTCGAGCGGGCCCTGGCTCGGGGCACGCTGGGCGCACGCGCCGACGTCGTCGTCCTCGATCCGCCGCGCACGGGAGCGAAGGATGCCGTGGCGGCCATCGCCGCGCTGGAGCCCCGGCGCATCGTCTACGTCGCCTGCGATCCCGCCGCCCTGGCCCGCGACCTGGCGACCTTCGCGAAGCTCGGCTATCGGCTCGACTCGCTGCGCGGGTTCGCGCTGTTCCCGATGACGCACCACGTCGAGTGCGTCGCGTCGCTTGCGCGCGACTGA
- the acnA gene encoding aconitate hydratase AcnA — protein MSVDTFQAKDSLAVGDTSYDYYRLDAVQGEGLDVASLPFSLKILLEALLRTEDGADITADDIKALASWDPKADPSKEIQFTPARVIMQDFTGVPCVVDLATMREAMADLGGDPSKINPLAPAEMVIDHSVIADVFGTPEAFERNVEIEYERNGERYKFLRWGQGAFSDFRVVPPGTGIVHQVNIEKLARTVFTRDGVAYPDSCVGTDSHTTMVNGLGVVGWGVGGIEAEAAMLGQPISMLIPRVVGFKLSGELPQGATATDLVLTITEMLREHGVVGKFVEFYGSGVGAVPLANRATIGNMSPEYGSTIAVFPIDAETTKYLELTGRSAEEIALVEAYAKAQGLWHDPEHEARYSEYLELDLGDVVPSIAGPKRPQDRIALTESKTAFRSSLRDYVDHDEQQLNGYDEAVEDSFPASDPPKTSTFANGGEGPSEHATGAPGERVRNPQTVTLEDGTTFEVDHGAVTIAAITSCTNTSNPSVMIGAGLLAKKAVEKGLQRKPWVKTTLAPGSKVVTDYYEKSGLNVYLDKLGFNLVGYGCTTCIGNSGPLIPEVSAAVNEGDLAVTAVLSGNRNFEGRINPDIKMNYLASPPLVIAYALAGSMDVDLFNDPLGQDADGNDVYMKDIWPTPSEVEDVIASSIDSDTFSREYADVFAGDERWQNLPTPEGDTFAWDEDSTYVRKAPYFEGMGLEPDPVTDIAGARVLLKLGDSVTTDHISPAGAIKKDSPAGKYLMEKGVQPRDFNSLGSRRGNHEVMIRGTFANIRLRNQIAPGTEGGFTRDFSADGEVTTVFEASENYQAAGTPLVVLAGKEYGSGSSRDWAAKGTALLGVKVVIAESYERIHRSNLIGMGVLPLQFPEGQNAESLGLTGEETFTVTGVTELNEGRTPRTVKVKADDVEFDAVVRIDTPGEANYYRNGGIMPYVLRSLLD, from the coding sequence ATGAGCGTCGACACATTCCAGGCGAAGGATTCCCTGGCGGTCGGAGACACGTCCTACGACTACTACCGACTGGATGCGGTTCAGGGCGAGGGACTCGACGTCGCCTCCCTGCCGTTCAGTCTCAAGATCCTGCTCGAGGCGCTGCTGCGCACCGAGGACGGCGCCGACATCACGGCGGACGACATCAAGGCCCTGGCCTCCTGGGACCCGAAGGCGGACCCGAGCAAGGAGATCCAGTTCACGCCCGCCCGCGTGATCATGCAGGACTTCACCGGCGTCCCCTGTGTCGTCGATCTCGCCACGATGCGTGAGGCGATGGCCGACCTGGGCGGCGACCCCTCCAAGATCAACCCCCTCGCGCCCGCCGAGATGGTCATCGACCACTCCGTGATCGCCGACGTCTTCGGCACGCCCGAGGCGTTCGAGCGCAACGTCGAGATCGAGTACGAGCGCAACGGCGAGCGCTACAAGTTCCTGCGCTGGGGCCAGGGCGCCTTCAGCGACTTCCGCGTCGTCCCCCCGGGCACCGGCATCGTGCACCAGGTCAACATCGAGAAGCTCGCGCGCACCGTCTTCACCCGTGACGGCGTCGCGTACCCCGACTCCTGCGTCGGCACCGACTCGCACACCACCATGGTCAACGGCCTGGGCGTCGTGGGCTGGGGCGTCGGCGGCATCGAGGCCGAGGCCGCGATGCTCGGCCAGCCGATCAGCATGCTGATCCCGCGCGTCGTCGGCTTCAAGCTGTCCGGCGAGCTGCCGCAGGGCGCCACCGCGACCGACTTGGTCCTCACGATCACCGAGATGCTGCGCGAGCACGGCGTCGTCGGCAAGTTCGTCGAGTTCTACGGCTCGGGCGTCGGCGCCGTCCCGCTGGCCAACCGCGCCACGATCGGCAACATGAGCCCCGAGTACGGCTCGACGATCGCCGTCTTCCCGATCGACGCCGAGACCACGAAGTACCTCGAGCTCACCGGCCGCAGCGCCGAGGAGATCGCCCTCGTCGAGGCCTACGCCAAGGCCCAGGGCCTGTGGCACGACCCCGAGCACGAGGCCCGCTACAGCGAGTACCTCGAGCTGGACCTCGGTGACGTCGTCCCGTCGATCGCCGGCCCGAAGCGTCCGCAGGACCGCATCGCGCTGACCGAGAGCAAGACCGCGTTCCGGTCCTCGCTGCGCGACTACGTCGACCACGACGAGCAGCAGCTCAACGGCTACGACGAGGCGGTCGAGGACTCCTTCCCGGCGTCCGACCCGCCCAAGACGTCGACCTTCGCGAACGGCGGCGAGGGCCCCAGCGAGCACGCCACGGGTGCGCCCGGCGAGCGGGTTCGCAACCCCCAGACCGTCACGCTCGAGGACGGCACGACCTTCGAGGTCGACCACGGCGCCGTGACGATCGCGGCGATCACGTCGTGCACCAACACGTCGAACCCGTCGGTCATGATCGGCGCCGGCCTGCTGGCGAAGAAGGCCGTCGAGAAGGGCCTGCAGCGCAAGCCGTGGGTCAAGACCACGCTGGCCCCCGGTTCGAAGGTCGTCACCGACTACTACGAGAAGTCGGGTCTGAACGTCTACCTCGACAAGCTCGGCTTCAACCTCGTCGGCTACGGCTGCACGACCTGCATCGGCAACTCGGGCCCGCTGATCCCCGAGGTCAGCGCCGCCGTGAACGAGGGTGACCTGGCCGTCACCGCCGTGCTCTCGGGCAACCGCAACTTCGAGGGCCGCATCAACCCCGACATCAAGATGAACTACCTCGCGTCCCCGCCGCTGGTCATCGCGTACGCGCTGGCCGGGTCGATGGACGTCGACCTGTTCAACGATCCGCTGGGCCAGGACGCCGACGGCAACGACGTCTACATGAAGGACATCTGGCCGACGCCGAGCGAGGTCGAGGACGTCATCGCGTCGTCGATCGACTCCGACACCTTCAGCCGTGAGTACGCCGACGTCTTCGCCGGTGACGAGCGCTGGCAGAACCTGCCGACGCCCGAGGGCGACACGTTCGCCTGGGACGAGGACTCCACGTACGTCCGCAAGGCGCCGTACTTCGAGGGCATGGGCCTCGAGCCCGACCCGGTCACCGACATCGCGGGCGCGCGCGTCCTGCTGAAGCTGGGCGACTCGGTCACGACCGACCACATCAGCCCCGCCGGCGCGATCAAGAAGGACAGCCCGGCCGGCAAGTACCTCATGGAGAAGGGCGTGCAGCCGCGCGACTTCAACTCCCTGGGCTCGCGCCGCGGCAACCACGAGGTGATGATCCGCGGCACGTTCGCGAACATCCGCCTGCGCAACCAGATCGCGCCCGGGACCGAGGGTGGCTTCACCCGCGACTTCTCGGCCGACGGCGAGGTCACCACGGTCTTCGAGGCCTCCGAGAACTACCAGGCCGCCGGCACCCCGCTGGTCGTCCTGGCGGGCAAGGAGTACGGCTCGGGCTCGTCGCGTGACTGGGCCGCCAAGGGCACCGCGCTACTGGGCGTCAAGGTCGTCATCGCCGAGTCGTACGAGCGGATCCACCGCTCGAACCTCATCGGCATGGGCGTCCTGCCCCTGCAGTTCCCCGAGGGCCAGAACGCCGAGTCGCTGGGCCTGACCGGCGAGGAGACCTTCACGGTCACCGGCGTCACGGAGCTCAACGAGGGCCGCACGCCGCGCACCGTCAAGGTCAAGGCCGACGACGTCGAGTTCGACGCCGTCGTCCGGATCGACACCCCCGGTGAGGCGAACTACTACCGCAACGGCGGCATCATGCCGTACGTGCTGCGCTCGCTGCTGGACTGA